Proteins encoded together in one Marispirochaeta sp. window:
- a CDS encoding DUF2147 domain-containing protein, which yields MKIKAILWALVLMLLISPSLFAEKDVTGFWKTIDDETGLPKSVVAVYIHNDMLYGRVVLIYADDGRTVEDHIYQQQKRSPYLAGNPPFAGLDIFWDLEYNSRKDQWTGGSIMDPGDDERKIPKIYGAAIWKDGSDLIVRGKIAFLGRNQTWKSFSEREFPAGFPVPDYQDFTPSIPEKE from the coding sequence ATGAAAATTAAGGCTATTCTGTGGGCATTGGTCCTGATGCTGCTGATATCCCCCTCGCTTTTCGCAGAGAAGGACGTTACCGGTTTCTGGAAAACCATTGATGATGAAACCGGGCTGCCGAAATCAGTAGTAGCGGTCTACATCCACAACGATATGCTCTACGGAAGGGTCGTTCTTATCTATGCCGACGACGGGCGTACAGTGGAGGACCATATCTATCAGCAGCAAAAACGCAGCCCCTATCTTGCAGGGAACCCTCCCTTTGCCGGGCTGGATATCTTCTGGGACCTTGAATACAACAGCAGAAAAGACCAGTGGACTGGCGGCAGCATCATGGACCCCGGCGACGATGAGAGGAAAATACCGAAGATTTACGGCGCCGCAATCTGGAAAGATGGGTCTGATCTGATAGTTCGCGGAAAGATAGCTTTTCTGGGAAGAAACCAGACCTGGAAGTCTTTTTCTGAAAGAGAGTTTCCTGCAGGTTTTCCTGTTCCCGATTACCAGGACTTTACCCCCAGCATACCGGAGAAGGAGTAA
- a CDS encoding methyl-accepting chemotaxis protein encodes MKLKLRGKVMLPALLVISLGLAVLSLFSYIRFASALKEVHHNEAIQLTQVMATQTNEWVGNRVKNVLAVAASPIMAQVLRPGNDSGLTGAANAYLKQVRDTYQIFSTVGLLDKNGVARANNNPAQVGVLNLSTRAHFKQAMQGQAAISNIIVSQINGEPIFVVAAPVFDGNEVTGVVHASVELARFTEHFVDTVKLGETGYGYMMDSDGTIIAHPVKENIMQMNIAAEEFGATMLAERSGLVEYPWEGEWIIAAFNEIPVTGWIFATRVEYAELFKDVATLRTVNIVTTLIVLITIAALLLLTIRSITRRIGATVQNLQDISEGEGDLTQRLPVRGEDEIDQLSHYMNVTFEKLSDLVKSIKHETVSLQDSGVDLASNMTETASAINQITANIESIKERIVSQSAGVEESRATVAAIALGIKTLDDRLSEQASGVTESSASIEQMVANIKSVTESLERNTASMRELQEASETGRRSMEELAQISRTVMTHSEGLEEASEMIQKISSQTNLLAMNAAIEAAHAGEFGKGFAVVADEIRKLAEEAGSQGTVIGSALTTLKESIDHIGVSLAQARARFDRQYELSQLVSEQESLIKSAMDEQVVGSRQVLDALAEIQDISRKVADSSGEMTAGSSEVIDEMTRLAQISEEISQSINEMAGGAVEINQSVVHISEMTQQNNRSIETLAKEIGKFKTE; translated from the coding sequence ATGAAACTGAAACTTCGGGGAAAGGTAATGCTCCCTGCCCTGTTGGTAATAAGCCTGGGCCTGGCGGTTTTATCTCTGTTCTCATACATTCGCTTTGCCAGTGCCCTGAAAGAGGTCCATCACAACGAAGCAATACAGCTGACCCAGGTCATGGCAACCCAGACAAACGAATGGGTCGGTAACCGGGTAAAAAACGTACTGGCAGTAGCCGCATCCCCCATTATGGCCCAGGTACTGAGACCGGGAAATGATTCAGGGCTGACGGGTGCGGCCAACGCATACCTCAAACAGGTGCGGGATACCTATCAGATCTTTTCCACAGTGGGTCTGCTGGACAAAAACGGAGTAGCCCGGGCCAATAACAATCCCGCCCAGGTAGGGGTGCTGAACCTGAGCACCCGGGCCCACTTTAAACAGGCCATGCAGGGGCAGGCCGCGATCTCGAATATAATTGTCAGTCAAATAAACGGCGAGCCCATCTTTGTCGTGGCGGCTCCGGTCTTTGACGGCAACGAGGTTACCGGTGTTGTGCATGCTTCTGTCGAACTGGCCCGTTTTACCGAGCACTTCGTGGACACCGTCAAGCTGGGAGAGACCGGCTATGGCTACATGATGGACTCGGATGGAACAATCATTGCTCACCCGGTAAAAGAGAACATCATGCAGATGAATATTGCCGCGGAAGAGTTCGGCGCGACCATGCTGGCGGAACGCAGCGGACTGGTGGAGTATCCCTGGGAAGGGGAATGGATCATCGCTGCATTTAATGAGATTCCTGTTACCGGCTGGATTTTCGCCACCAGAGTGGAATACGCCGAGCTGTTTAAGGACGTGGCCACCTTGAGAACGGTGAATATCGTAACAACCCTCATTGTTTTAATCACAATAGCAGCTCTGCTGCTTCTTACAATACGGTCCATAACCAGGCGCATCGGTGCTACTGTTCAGAATCTGCAGGATATCTCCGAAGGAGAAGGCGACCTGACCCAAAGGCTGCCTGTCAGAGGGGAGGACGAGATAGATCAGCTGTCCCACTACATGAACGTGACCTTTGAAAAATTGTCGGACCTGGTAAAATCAATCAAGCACGAAACTGTTTCCCTGCAGGATTCGGGGGTGGACCTTGCCTCGAACATGACCGAAACCGCCTCGGCGATCAACCAGATTACCGCGAATATAGAGAGCATCAAGGAGCGTATCGTCAGCCAGTCTGCCGGAGTTGAAGAGAGCCGGGCCACGGTCGCCGCTATTGCACTGGGAATCAAAACCCTGGACGACAGGCTTTCTGAACAGGCTTCCGGGGTTACCGAGTCATCCGCTTCCATTGAACAGATGGTGGCCAATATAAAATCGGTAACCGAGAGTCTTGAGCGCAACACCGCCTCGATGAGGGAGCTGCAGGAAGCCTCGGAAACGGGCCGCCGAAGTATGGAGGAGCTGGCCCAGATTTCCCGCACGGTAATGACCCATTCAGAAGGACTGGAAGAGGCAAGTGAAATGATCCAGAAGATATCCTCCCAAACCAACCTGCTGGCCATGAATGCTGCGATCGAGGCGGCCCATGCCGGGGAGTTCGGAAAAGGCTTCGCGGTTGTGGCCGACGAAATACGTAAACTTGCAGAAGAAGCAGGCAGCCAGGGGACCGTCATCGGCAGCGCCCTTACAACCCTCAAGGAGTCGATCGATCATATAGGAGTCTCACTGGCACAGGCCAGAGCGCGTTTTGACCGGCAGTATGAACTGAGCCAGCTGGTTTCTGAGCAGGAGTCACTGATCAAGAGTGCCATGGACGAACAAGTTGTAGGAAGCAGACAGGTCCTGGATGCCCTGGCGGAGATTCAGGATATATCCCGCAAGGTAGCGGACTCTTCCGGAGAGATGACCGCCGGCAGCTCCGAGGTAATAGATGAAATGACCCGCCTGGCCCAGATAAGCGAAGAGATCAGCCAAAGCATCAACGAGATGGCCGGGGGCGCGGTGGAGATAAATCAGTCTGTAGTTCACATTTCCGAAATGACTCAGCAGAACAACCGCAGTATAGAGACCCTCGCGAAGGAAATCGGGAAGTTTAAAACCGAATAA
- the ablA gene encoding lysine 2,3-aminomutase: protein MLTVQQKNIAELIENKANRTLWQDWKWQLKHSIQDTKTFERLTGIEFSQEERLEIEETLARFPVSITPYYLSLIETGDYRNDPIFKQSFPSVNELTIQKCETADPLHEDHDSPAPGITHRYPDRVLFHISNVCSMYCRHCTRKRKVGDSDFIPDRATIMQGVEYIRKTPQIRDVLLSGGDPLMLSDEYLEWILKEVSSIPHVEVIRIGSRMPVVLPYRITDKLVEMLRKYQPIWLNTHFNHPREITDSSREALSRLADAGIPLGNQSVLLRDVNDCPRIMRSLVHKLVANRVRPYYLYQCDLSEGLSHFRTPVGKGIEIIESLIGHTSGFSVPTYVIDAPGGGGKIPIMPNYLISWSANKVVLRNYEGVISVYQEPEAYPATYCDRECDDCHLQLKLDSARESQAIGIEGLLADWDEVSSLIPADNARLERREEE from the coding sequence ATGCTTACTGTACAACAGAAAAATATTGCTGAATTAATCGAGAACAAGGCAAACCGTACTCTCTGGCAGGACTGGAAGTGGCAGCTGAAACACTCCATCCAGGATACTAAAACCTTTGAACGCCTTACGGGAATAGAGTTCTCACAAGAGGAACGTCTGGAAATAGAAGAGACCCTTGCACGCTTTCCTGTTTCGATTACCCCGTACTACCTCTCTCTTATTGAAACGGGGGATTACAGAAACGATCCTATTTTCAAGCAGTCTTTTCCCTCGGTAAATGAGCTCACTATCCAGAAATGCGAAACCGCGGACCCCCTGCACGAAGACCATGACAGTCCTGCCCCCGGAATAACCCACAGGTACCCTGACAGGGTGCTCTTTCATATCAGTAATGTCTGCTCAATGTACTGCCGTCACTGCACCAGAAAGAGGAAGGTGGGTGACAGCGATTTTATCCCCGACAGAGCAACCATTATGCAGGGAGTGGAGTATATACGAAAAACACCCCAGATACGGGATGTGCTTCTCTCCGGGGGAGATCCTTTGATGCTCTCCGATGAGTATCTTGAATGGATACTGAAAGAGGTAAGCTCAATACCCCACGTTGAGGTTATTCGTATCGGAAGCCGCATGCCTGTGGTACTCCCCTACAGGATAACCGACAAACTTGTGGAGATGCTCAGGAAATACCAGCCAATATGGCTGAATACCCACTTTAACCACCCCAGGGAGATAACAGACTCGTCACGGGAGGCTCTTAGCAGGCTTGCGGATGCGGGGATCCCTCTGGGAAACCAGTCTGTACTGCTGCGGGATGTTAATGACTGCCCCCGGATAATGCGCAGTCTCGTTCACAAACTTGTCGCCAACAGGGTTCGCCCCTACTACCTCTACCAGTGCGACCTGTCAGAAGGACTGTCCCATTTCCGCACTCCTGTGGGAAAAGGAATCGAGATTATCGAAAGCCTGATCGGACATACAAGCGGTTTTTCCGTACCTACCTACGTTATAGACGCCCCGGGGGGCGGGGGCAAGATACCAATCATGCCAAATTACCTGATCTCATGGTCAGCTAACAAAGTGGTACTACGGAACTACGAGGGAGTCATCAGTGTCTACCAGGAACCTGAAGCCTACCCGGCAACGTATTGCGACAGGGAGTGCGATGACTGCCATCTGCAGCTGAAGCTGGACAGCGCCAGAGAATCTCAAGCAATTGGAATTGAGGGGCTGCTTGCTGACTGGGACGAGGTATCGTCGCTGATACCGGCAGATAACGCCAGACTTGAAAGAAGAGAGGAGGAATAA
- the ablB gene encoding putative beta-lysine N-acetyltransferase, protein MAKETIQHDRIETLGSSKIQHGPYNNRLYLMELAEEDFPGIVEKIDKICTEKGYAKAFVIVPEHCGSAFLEAEYREEARVPGFFDGTEDGLFMGKFYAEERDAAPTKKMEQFRRVMSFYRPILPGRLGRNLQFVKMKESDTPEMAKLYEEIFPDYPFPINDPEFLKETMGTKTLYFGIRDGKKLVALASAEINHSAGAAEMTDFAVLPKYRGQRLGVKLLRVLEQAAIQQGLPTAYTIARLDSMGMNMVFRRSGYKYAGTLVKNTRISTGIESMNVWYKKLISKT, encoded by the coding sequence ATGGCAAAAGAAACAATACAGCATGATCGAATCGAAACACTGGGGTCCAGCAAAATACAACATGGTCCCTACAACAACCGGCTCTATTTGATGGAGCTGGCAGAGGAGGACTTCCCCGGTATTGTGGAAAAGATCGATAAAATCTGTACCGAAAAAGGCTATGCCAAAGCATTTGTTATAGTTCCGGAGCATTGCGGTTCTGCTTTTCTTGAAGCAGAATACCGCGAGGAGGCCCGGGTACCCGGTTTTTTTGATGGCACCGAAGACGGCCTTTTCATGGGTAAATTCTATGCAGAAGAACGGGATGCCGCTCCTACAAAAAAGATGGAACAGTTTCGCCGGGTCATGAGTTTTTACCGGCCGATTCTGCCCGGGAGACTGGGAAGGAATCTTCAGTTTGTAAAAATGAAGGAGTCGGACACACCGGAAATGGCCAAGCTGTACGAGGAGATATTTCCGGATTATCCCTTTCCTATTAACGATCCCGAGTTTCTTAAAGAAACCATGGGAACAAAAACCCTCTATTTTGGAATCCGGGATGGAAAGAAGCTGGTTGCCCTGGCTTCCGCCGAGATTAACCATAGCGCCGGAGCCGCGGAGATGACCGACTTCGCGGTGCTGCCAAAATACCGGGGACAGCGTTTAGGGGTAAAGCTGCTGAGAGTACTGGAGCAGGCTGCAATACAGCAGGGCCTGCCCACAGCTTATACCATTGCCCGCCTCGATTCCATGGGGATGAACATGGTATTCCGGCGTTCCGGCTACAAATATGCAGGAACCCTCGTAAAAAACACCCGTATCTCCACGGGTATAGAATCAATGAACGTGTGGTACAAGAAATTAATATCTAAAACATAG
- a CDS encoding 2-oxo acid dehydrogenase subunit E2 produces MRKRYDGVLIKGLPSFRVINPFVMRGRNESAIYFSQTIEIENTRKFLKQRNRSREPDERISLFHVLLAAAVRTISLRPQLNRFISGQRIYQRNRLQVSFIVKKDIGDDGPETNAKITFSPFDTLEEVRRRVTRDVNEARNLEGNVSDHEVDFFARLPRFLVNGVVKAFRFLDYFGVAPKGMIEIDPLYTSLYVANLGSVGLDAAYHHLYEWGNASVFMVIGRMHKALVLDEKNEPVTRLVIKIKYTMDDRISEGIYAAKALKLFKNFVQNPETLETFPEISDEVLQELSLLLPEEEQHASETGSIFPEQSAPSRSRSQDR; encoded by the coding sequence ATGAGAAAGCGATATGACGGAGTCCTTATTAAAGGGCTCCCATCGTTCCGGGTTATCAATCCTTTTGTAATGCGCGGACGGAATGAGTCGGCCATCTACTTTTCCCAGACAATTGAAATCGAGAATACCCGTAAATTCCTCAAGCAGCGCAACCGTTCAAGAGAACCGGATGAAAGGATATCTCTTTTTCACGTTCTCCTGGCAGCCGCAGTACGTACTATATCCCTGCGCCCCCAGCTGAACCGTTTTATATCGGGACAGCGCATTTATCAGCGAAACCGTCTGCAGGTATCCTTTATTGTCAAAAAGGACATCGGCGATGACGGACCGGAAACCAATGCAAAGATTACCTTTTCCCCCTTCGACACCCTGGAGGAGGTTCGCCGCAGGGTAACCCGCGATGTTAATGAAGCCCGGAATTTAGAGGGTAACGTCAGCGACCACGAAGTTGACTTTTTTGCCAGGCTGCCCCGTTTTCTGGTCAATGGTGTTGTAAAAGCCTTCCGTTTCCTGGACTATTTTGGTGTTGCTCCCAAAGGAATGATAGAGATAGACCCCCTCTACACCAGTCTTTATGTGGCAAACCTGGGAAGTGTAGGCCTGGACGCAGCATATCACCATCTGTACGAATGGGGAAATGCCTCGGTTTTTATGGTCATAGGCCGTATGCACAAGGCCCTCGTTCTGGACGAAAAAAATGAGCCCGTCACCAGGCTGGTTATTAAAATAAAATACACCATGGACGACCGCATATCAGAAGGGATCTACGCGGCAAAAGCACTGAAGCTGTTCAAGAACTTCGTGCAGAATCCGGAGACTCTGGAGACCTTTCCTGAAATCAGCGACGAGGTTTTACAGGAACTGTCGCTGCTCCTGCCGGAGGAGGAGCAGCACGCTTCAGAAACCGGATCTATATTCCCAGAACAAAGCGCACCGTCGAGAAGTAGATCACAAGACCGGTAA
- a CDS encoding CBS domain-containing protein: protein MPKSIPRFFAEVLSGFSPEEARSVLKQARQPERSEIFTHLEPEQQLDIIEQMRRDDVASLFAEISPDDRADLFKRLPDERRESILPGLAQAIEHLRTVAPDRETIYYAYVIDTGRQLLGFVSLKDLILARRDERILNIMHRDIISARVDEDQEEAAAKIQRFDLLALPVINGEGSLVGIITHDDAMDVLTQEYNEGVEMLMAIAGPHEGGSYIRMSPRHLPSR, encoded by the coding sequence TTGCCGAAGAGCATCCCGCGCTTCTTTGCAGAGGTCCTCTCCGGGTTTTCCCCCGAAGAGGCCAGGTCTGTCCTGAAACAGGCCAGACAACCTGAACGTTCTGAAATTTTCACCCATCTTGAGCCGGAGCAGCAGCTGGATATCATTGAACAGATGCGCAGGGACGATGTTGCTTCCCTCTTTGCCGAGATATCTCCGGATGACAGGGCCGACCTGTTCAAACGGCTTCCGGACGAACGGAGGGAGAGCATTCTGCCTGGCCTGGCCCAGGCTATCGAACATCTGCGGACCGTCGCTCCCGACCGGGAGACTATTTACTATGCCTATGTAATAGATACCGGGCGGCAGCTTCTGGGCTTTGTTTCCCTGAAAGATCTGATTCTTGCACGACGGGACGAGCGCATTCTGAATATCATGCACAGGGACATAATTTCCGCCAGGGTTGATGAGGACCAGGAAGAGGCGGCTGCGAAGATTCAGCGTTTTGACCTTCTGGCTTTACCGGTTATCAACGGCGAGGGCTCCCTGGTCGGGATTATTACCCACGATGACGCCATGGATGTCCTGACCCAGGAATACAACGAGGGCGTCGAGATGCTGATGGCAATCGCAGGGCCCCATGAGGGAGGTTCGTATATCAGGATGTCGCCCCGGCACTTGCCCTCCAGGTAG
- a CDS encoding zinc-binding alcohol dehydrogenase family protein — translation MKYISINGPYEVEIKETAIQEPKEGEALLKMLYGGICGTDLSIYRGKFAYGSYPRIPGHEFSAEIVKIGKNDRGLKEGMLVTANPYMNCGSCYSCQRGLVNCCMHNETMGAQRDGSYGEFFVMPIERIYDGKGLPAKTLALIEPLCISFHGTRRASIKPGEKVLVIGSGTIGILAALSAKYFGAEVYVSDIAAERLKHAETLGVDGTILNDSDHALADAVDRITGGNGFDVAIEAVGLAATFQSCIDAAAFGGRVVLIGISKQHLDFDFTVIQKKELNVYGSRNALKEEFLTLIDLVKEGRINVEKVVSKIYLFQEAGEALAELDKNGGGLLKVLLKFD, via the coding sequence TACATTTCCATCAACGGGCCCTATGAAGTTGAAATCAAGGAAACGGCGATTCAGGAACCGAAGGAAGGTGAAGCCCTCCTGAAGATGCTCTACGGCGGTATCTGCGGTACCGATCTGAGTATCTACCGTGGAAAGTTTGCCTACGGTTCCTATCCCAGGATTCCCGGACACGAGTTTTCCGCCGAGATCGTAAAGATCGGCAAGAACGACCGGGGACTCAAGGAGGGGATGCTTGTTACTGCCAACCCTTACATGAACTGCGGCAGCTGTTACTCCTGCCAGCGTGGGCTCGTCAACTGCTGTATGCACAACGAAACCATGGGGGCCCAGCGGGACGGTTCGTACGGGGAGTTTTTCGTCATGCCAATAGAACGGATCTATGATGGCAAAGGACTTCCTGCCAAAACGCTTGCCCTCATTGAACCCCTGTGCATCAGTTTTCACGGTACCCGGCGGGCCTCCATAAAGCCGGGGGAGAAAGTGCTGGTTATAGGTTCCGGTACTATAGGTATATTGGCCGCTTTGTCGGCCAAATACTTTGGCGCGGAGGTCTATGTAAGCGATATTGCCGCTGAAAGGCTCAAGCATGCCGAAACCCTCGGCGTGGACGGGACCATACTGAACGACAGCGATCACGCCCTTGCGGATGCTGTAGACAGGATTACCGGCGGCAATGGATTCGACGTCGCTATAGAGGCCGTAGGCCTCGCGGCTACATTCCAGTCCTGCATCGATGCGGCAGCCTTCGGCGGGCGTGTGGTCCTGATAGGGATCAGCAAGCAGCACCTGGATTTTGATTTTACGGTAATCCAGAAAAAGGAGCTGAATGTATACGGCTCCAGGAACGCCCTGAAGGAGGAATTCCTGACTCTTATTGATCTTGTTAAAGAGGGCAGGATTAATGTAGAGAAGGTCGTTTCGAAGATCTACCTCTTCCAGGAGGCTGGTGAGGCCCTGGCGGAACTCGATAAAAACGGCGGCGGACTTTTAAAAGTGCTGCTGAAATTTGATTGA